A genomic window from Chanos chanos chromosome 14, fChaCha1.1, whole genome shotgun sequence includes:
- the ficd gene encoding protein adenylyltransferase FICD, with the protein MAALAARRQASCPVLRGWGPAVCVLLGSVMVVLLPLVGVEEPCCAMLKGFALLRCQIWGIAQRPTVHSTSLAVPFTALDLLPLRAKPSRETELEAKAALQQALEMKKQGKREKAHKLLVHALSMNPDFVDALTELGTILEEEKDVVQADHLYTKALAISPCNEKALISRDRTLPLVEEIDQRHFGIIDGKVRRLMSIPKGNSALRRVMEETYYHHIYHTVAIEGNTLTLSEIRHIIETRYAVPGKSLQEQNEAIGVDVAMKYINTTLLSRAGHMAVSDILEIHRRVLGYADPVEAGRLRTHQVFVGHHIPPHPQDVERLMEELVQWLNSEEALQLHPVEFAALAHYKLVYLHPFVDGNGRTSRLLMNLVLMQASYPPITIRKEQRAEYYATLDTANEGDVRPFIRFIAKCTEITLDTLLIATSEHSVGLPEATHHACPNCRHTISIQN; encoded by the exons atggCGGCATTGGCTGCTCGGCGGCAGGCGAGCTGTCCGGTGCTACGGGGCTGGGGACCGGCCGTGTGCGTTCTGCTTGGATCGGTGATGGTGGTGCTGCTGCCGCTGGTGGGTGTCGAGGAGCCTTGCTGCGCCATGCTAAAGGGCTTCGCTCTCCTCCGATGCCAGATTTGGGGGATCGCACAGCGGCCCACGGTCCACTCTACCAGCCTGGCCGTCCCGTTCACTGCTCTAGACCTGCTACCGCTCAGGGCCAAGCCGAGTCGAG agacagagcttgAGGCAAAGGCAGCCCTGCAGCAGGCATTAGAGATGAAGaaacagggaaagagggagaaggcTCATAAGCTGTTGGTTCACGCGCTCAGTATGAACCCTGATTTTGTGGATGCTCTGACAGAGCTGGGGACCattctggaggaggagaaagacgtCGTCCAAGCCGATCATCTTTATACCAAAGCTCTGGCCATTTCGCCCTGTAACGAGAAGGCCCTGATCAGCCGTGACCGCACCCTGCCACTGGTGGAGGAAATCGACCAGAGACATTTTGGTATTATTGATGGTAAAGTCCGTCGACTCATGTCTATTCCCAAGGGAAACTCTGCCCTGCGTCGAGTGATGGAGGAAACTTATTATCACCATATCTACCACACTGTTGCCATCGAGGGAAACACACTCACGCTGTCGGAGATCCGCCACATTATCGAGACGCGCTACGCCGTGCCAGGAAAGAGTCTGCAGGAGCAGAACGAGGCCATTGGGGTAGATGTCGCTATGAAATACATCAACACCACTCTTCTGTCCCGCGCCGGACACATGGCTGTCAGTGACATCCTGGAGATCCACCGGCGTGTGCTGGGATACGCCGACCCCGTGGAGGCCGGGCGCCTCCGAACCCATCAGGTGTTTGTGGGTCATCATATTCCTCCCCACCCACAGGACGTGGAGAGGCTGATGGAGGAGCTGGTGCAGTGGCTGAACTCGGAGGAGGCTCTGCAGCTGCACCCAGTGGAGTTTGCCGCGCTGGCGCATTATAAGCTGGTATATTTGCATCCTTTTGTGGATGGAAACGGTCGGACGTCCAGGTTGCTGATGAACCTGGTGCTGATGCAGGCCAGCTACCCGCCAATCACCATCCGCAAAGAGCAACGCGCCGAATATTACGCCACACTCGACACGGCCAACGAGGGCGATGTCAGACCTTTCATCCGTTTCATTGCCAAATGCACAGAGATCACCCTAGATACGCTGCTCATCGCCACCTCAGAGCACTCCGTGGGCCTGCCAGAGGCCACTCATCACGCCTGCCCAAACTGTCGACACACCATCTCCATTCAGAACTGA